The following coding sequences lie in one Silene latifolia isolate original U9 population chromosome 5, ASM4854445v1, whole genome shotgun sequence genomic window:
- the LOC141656385 gene encoding VQ motif-containing protein 4, with product MEITSKFKDIETHHHSPLNSPSSHGSSTTSNGPNHGPIPITRSDPNSPYPTTFVTADTSSFKQVVQMLTGSPKPKPDPKQPDPNPKQINHLEQQHHQTQQHSYVIPPVKTTSTKPGFKLYERRNSSLKNMMISPLPSNYHSNQSSSSFSPRNHSNYHHFNHINGGGGNNNYPLSPSLLDFPSLTLSPVTPLVIDTFDKSSPSITSQITSSSSVEEEEKAIAEKGFYLHPSPRDSNPKLLPLFPLSSPRVSDP from the coding sequence ATGGAAATAACCTCAAAATTCAAAGACATAGAAACTCACCACCATTCTCCTCTCAACTCCCCATCTAGCCATGGAAGCTCAACCACATCAAATGGGCCTAATCATGGGCCAATACCAATTACTAGATCCGACCCAAATAGCCCATACCCAACTACTTTCGTCACAGCAGACACTTCTTCATTCAAACAAGTCGTTCAAATGCTTACCGGTTCTCCTAAACCAAAACCCGACCCAAAACAACCCGACCCGAACCCAAAACAAATTAATCATCTCGAACAGCAACACCACCAAACGCAACAACATAGCTATGTTATTCCGCCAGTCAAAACAACGAGTACGAAACCCGGGTTCAAACTCTACGAACGTCGTAACAGTTCTCTTAAAAACATGATGATCAGTCCATTACCCTCTAATTATCATTCTAATCAATCATCTTCATCGTTTTCGCCGCGAAATCATTCAAATTATCATCATTTTAATCACATTAATGGTGGTGGTGGTAATAATAATTATCCGTTATCACCAAGTTTGTTAGATTTTCCGTCGTTGACTTTAAGTCCAGTAACGCCATTAGTTATCGATACATTCGATAAATcatcgccatcgattacttcacaaaTTACTAGTTCGTCGTCGGTTGAAGAAGAAGAGAAAGCTATTGCGGAGAAGGGGTTTTATTTGCATCCTTCGCCTCGAGATTCGAACCCGAAATTGTTGCCTTTGTTTCCGCTTTCGTCTCCCCGGGTTTCTGACCCGTAG